The Fervidobacterium pennivorans DNA segment CCCATTCTTTCCCAGAACCGAGGTGGTCCATCAGACTTCTTGGATTGTATTGCGTTAAAACACCTACTTTGTATATTCCGGAATTCACCATGTTACTGAGCGTGAAATCTATTGCCCTGTATTTTCCAAAGACTGGAACTGCGGCACTTGCTCTTTTGTACACAAGCTTACCCAGAGCATCGCTTTTACCACCAGCCAAAATTAACCCCAACACCTTCATTGGACCACCCCCAAAGTTTATTAGATAATGTTAACTAAAAGTATTGAAACTTTCCAAAAACCGCATTATCCTTATAAAGAGGGGACACCCCCCAACCAACTCTCGACAAAGGAGGTATCCCGATATGAACAACTCAACGCTCTCTTGTCCAAAATGCGGTTCCACCAGCTTATACAAAAACGGTCATGACAAATACGGTAACCAACAATTCCTTTGCAAACTCTGCCATCATTCTTTCAAACTCTCCCATTCTCACAAACGCAAAAACTTCTCTTTCCCTTATCCCAAATGCCCTTCTTGTGGTAAATCTATGGAAATTTACAAAGTCCGTCGCTCTTTCGTCGTCTTCCGTTGTAGAACTTGTCGTACCAAAGATAGAGTACCTTTTAACCTCCCCGAACCAGTCACCCTTATTCCTGAGAAATTTAAATATTTCCGTTTTCCTATCTACTTCATCTTAAAAGCTTTCGTTTTGTATATGAAACACAATATGTCTTATCGCTCTCTTGCTCATTCTCTTAATATCAAAGTATCTCATGTCACCATATACAAATGGGTTATTAAATTGTGTACTTTATTCTCTGTACTTTTTCCAACATTTACCATCGAAAATGTTTTCTCAGTTCATGCTGATGAAACTGTTCTTGTGTTCAAAGAACAAAAGTACTATGTTTGGCTATTAGTTGATCACGAAACTAACTTAATTCTTTGTTGGCATGTCTCAAAGTATCGTGATATGGGACAAGTCAAAGTATTGCTCGAGAAGTTCTTTGGTAATTCAAAACCTAAAAACATTGAACTTATTACTGATGGACTTGGTGCATATGAAAGTGCAGTAAAGCTGTTGTTCAGAAATATCAATCACGTAGTGGTACCGCTCGGTAAAAACAATCAATGTGAATCTAAGTTTTCATTGTTGAAAGACTTTTTCCGACTCAAGCGAGGGCTGAAGAATACGAAGAACTTAGCGAAATATATTCAAGGATTTTGTGTAGTGAAGAATCTTTGGAAAACGCACAATGGCAATATCAATCGCATTCTTTCACAATTACACTCTTTCATCACTACAAGTTAACACTATCGCAGTATTCCGGAATTCTTTTATGAGAGATATGAATATTAACTACACGGTTGCATTCAAAATAATTCCAACAAGCAGTTCTGGAATCTTCATACCTGCCATAAGCGCGTTTATAGCCATCGTAAGTAAAAGAATCTGTTGTAACAATTTTTCTCGCTCCGTAGGATCCACTGTTTGTTGAAGCTTTCTATACAGTTCATCTATCTTCCTTTCGATTTCGTTTCTTTTCAAATTACTGTCCTCACCTATTTTGTTTTGTTGGTTTTCTTGTGAGGTATTACCATTTTGCTGCCCAGGTACATAGATTAAGACTTTGGTTTTACCTGCAACTGCCGCTAGGAAAGAGCCTCGTTTTTGAACATCAAGGTATATACCGCCGTATATTATAAATCCACCCTGCTCAGCAGCTTGCTTTTTAAAGTCAATATAATTTGCAAATTCTTGGCTCATCACTCTTAGGAAGCTTTGACTCGCCGGTGCACCAAAAGGAACACCGGGTTCTCCGGGATCTAATTTGTAACCCAAGACGGGGTTGACCACACTTGGTGAATTTGTCACGGAAATTCCACCAACAGGACCTACCCCATACTAATACCTTCTTTCTTCATTCTTTCCTTATGTTTCTTTACATCTTTGACAAAATCTTGAGTGCTTCTTTTATCAATTTCGATAGATTTGCATCTGGAGATTCTTTCCTTGCTTGTTTTACTGCATTTTGGGCTTGTGTTTTCGCATATCCAAGTGATACTAGCGCTTCGATTGCTTCAAGTGAGACATTATCAACCTGCACCGGCTCAAATTCATCCTTAAGTTCAGCAACTATTCTTTCTGCCGTTTTTCTTCCAATACCAGGAATTGATGAAAGTCTTTCAATGTCACCATTTGCAATTGCCGTTGATAAAAATTCTATACTTGCTGAAGATAGAATCTTTATCGCACTCTTTGGTCCTAACTTTGATACTTTTATGAGCTTTTCAAATACATCTCTCTTTTCCTTCGAATCGAAACCGTATATACTTATATCTTCTTGCGTTACTATCAGTTTTGTAAACACAATGATTTCTTGTTCTTCCTTTGTTTCCGAAAAACTTTCCGCATCGCAAATAATACCAATTACTAAACTACCGATGTTAACTAGTACTTTTCCTTCGCTACGTCCCAAAAATTTTCCGCGTACTAGCTCTATCATTTTTCATCATCTCCAGATTCCGTGCCTTGTTCAATGTTTTTAAAACTGTCATCAAAGCTACCTTCAAAGATTTCTTTAACATTTTTCCATAATTGTTCCGAGATGTCGTAATTAAATATTTTTTCGAGTTCCTCATAGACATATGATACATAGGCTGGTTCATTTCGTTTACCTCTGTAAGGTTGTGGTGGTAGATAAGGACAATCCGTCTCTGGAACGATATTTTCCTCTCCTATTATTTTGACCACTGACCTTAGCATTTCGTTCTTTGGATAAGTGATGGGACCTCCAATTCCTATTTTAAAGCCCAATTTAACAAAACGCTTTGCCCAAATCTCATCACTACTGAAAGCATGTACTATTCCACGTAAGCTTCCATAAGAAAAGGCTCTAAGAATGTCGTATGTATCATCGTATGCATCCCTGATGTGTAAAATTATTGGTAGTTTTAAGTGAAGTGCCAGTGTCACCTGGTCGGCAAAAATTTTCTTTTGAACATCCACAGGAGATAGATTCCGATAGTAATCCAAACCTATCTCGCCTATAGCAATAACTCTATTTACTTTCGTTGCACTTTTTTCTAAAATATCAAGGTATTCTGTTCCGGTTTTGAAAGCATCTTTTGAATCATGCGGATGAATTCCTATAGCTACGTAGGTGTTTCCCAGATTTTTGGCGACATCAATGCATGGTTGTATATCGTTCAAACTTGTCGAAACGTTCAGGACAAAACGTAGCCGAGAAGTCCTTTCGAGGACACTTTGGAAATCTGATTTGAAATGTGGCATATGTAAATGTGCATGAGTATCTACAAGTTTTTTTTCATATCTTTCTATTTCCATTTTTTTATTCCTCCTTTTTCTGGTATAATTATACCAGAAATGCTAAAATTTTTTACAGTTGCTCTGTTTTATCGACAAAAACTTAACTTTGTGGTAATATGATAAAAGGTGTAAACTTTAACAAACATAGGGCAAAAGAAAAGAGAGGTGTAAATGTTAAACTATGAAAACGATAGGGAAGCTCACTGTAATTACTGGTCCCATGTATTCAGGTAAGACAACCGAACTTCTAAACTTTGCGGAGATTTACGAAATTGGCAAGAAGAAAACTCTGATTTTCAAACCAGCTATCGATACACGCTACAGTGCAGAGGATGTCGTAACTCACAAGTTTCACAAAATGCCAGCAAGAGTTGTTAAAGATTCGACCGAGCTTTTTGAATACTATAATTCTTTAATCGAACAGCCGGATGCGGTCTTCGTAGATGAGGTTCACTTTTTCGATGTTGAACTAGTAGATATTGCCAAGAAAATAACCTTAGATGGAGTAGATGTTTATTGTGCAGGACTGGATATGAGTTATTTGTGGGAACCTTTTGAAACGACTGCGAAATTAATGGCACTTGCAGATGATATTATCAAAAAGAAAGCAGTCTGTGAAGTGTGTGGCGAATATAAAGCGACCTTATCTTACAAGTTAAAAAGCAACGGTGGTGTTTTTGATGTTGGGGGGAAAGACAAATACATCGCAGTTTGTAAAGATTGTTATGAAAGTTATGAAAGAAATGCACAAAACATAAATGAAGAGGAGGGAAGAACATTATGAAAGGGAGAAAGACATTTACACTGATAGGTTTATTTGTTCTGGCAGTTTTAGTCTTAGGTCAAACTACTTCAACAACGGTCACTATTATTCATACTGCCAATATTTATGGTAACGTCCTTCCGTTCAATTATTTCACGAATACTTATGAACCAAAAGGTTTGGTGCAAATTTATTCGTATGTTGCACAGCTCAGACAAAAATCATCAGATTTGTTATTAGTTGACACAGGGAATTTATTATACGGCAGTCCTTTTGGTGACTACTTTGTAGAGAACGACACAATCGAAAATCCTGTCGTTACTTTGTTCAATCAAATTGGATATGATGTGTTCGTTCCTGGCACATTTGAGTTAACGCTCGAAAATCAGAAATTTGAAAAAACTTTGAAGAGCTTGAAAGCTTATGTACTGGCGTCTAATTTAGTGAATAAGTTTGGTTTTGTTAAGAATTACTATGTCAAAGTTTTTCGCAACGGTTTAAAAGTTGCTACAGTAGGTGTCGTTCCACCATATTTTAATTTAGCTTCAGCAGACTATATTAACACGATTAAATCAGTTATACAAAGGTTGAAATCTGAGGTTCAGCCGGATGTTATTATCTTAGCAACAAGTGGTGGAATAACGTATGATCCTGTAAGTGGTAAGCAGATCTCAATTCAAAGTGGTTTGAACATAGGTGATATTTTGATTAAAGAATTCGGCAAAGACGTAGATATTTTCCTTTTCGGTAACCAAACAATTGTTTACACAAACATGAACAAGCAGAATAAAGTTTTTTCAATTCCCGGTAGTGAAGGGGCTTCCGTAAATCAGATAGACATATCTCTTTCGCGAACAGGAGGCAACTGGAAAATCAGTAAGGTAGCAGTACAAAACGTGAAGTTAGAAAAGCTAAAGCCTGTAGAAAACGTAGTGAACTGGGCTCAGCAATTCGAGACATACGTAGAGAAGTGGTTAGATACTCCCATCATAAGGTCGAATGTAACAATAGGATTTAACAAGTACATGGCAATTTTAGAAGACACTTTAGTCACAGAAATAGTTAACAAATCAATAATTGAGTACACAAAATCTCATACTGGAATATGGAATGTATTTAACCCAAGTTTCGGAGGCTTTATTGAAGGAGACGTTACGAGGCGAGACCTTTATGCTTTAGTGGGGAGAACAACTACAGTTAAAACTTTGCAGTTAACAGGAAAACAGGTGAAAGAAATTATCGTAAAGAGTTTGAACATGCTTTCTTTTAAGGATGGAAAGGTTGTTTTTGAAAAAAGTCTCGTAAGTTCTCCTTGGATTTACGATTTGTTCGAAAATTTTGAATACGAAGTTGTAATTAACAAAAAGGAATTGAGAAGGATACAATTTATGGGGAAGGTCGTTAATGACGATGATGTCTTTGTTGTTTCTGTTCCATCAGTGAGAACTTACGGTCAAAACGGTATTATTAGCGGTGTAGTATTAAGGGAATTTGAAATACCTGTTCAAGAAATTCTCTTCTCCCAAGTTAAAAAAATCTTGCCCGAAGGTCTCTTAGATACAAAAGAAGATAATAATCGAGTTTCGTTGGTTCAACTTACTTATACTGTGCAACCTGGAGATACTTTAGCTCGGATAGCTTACAGATTAGGTATTGCAACTTCAGATGAGGACCTGCCATGGGCAATTGTGGAACTTATGACACTTAATCCCATTATCAAAAACCCAAACCTTATTAGACCCGGCTGGGAAATTGTTTACTACAAGAAGTATTTGGACCTTATACCACCTCTCAAAGAGCTTTTTGAAGCAAGGTAAAGGTTATTAGCTTAATACGTGACGCCTTAATTTATAGCAATGGTGCGAGGTGGAAAGTTCTTCCACCTCGTGTTTTTATAGTCAGTAAAGTTTTCACAAGTTTCACACAATAAGATTTAAAGTGTGGTATAATATACGAAGAATCACATTATCATAGACTTTTTGGAGGTGCTATAAAGTGAAAAAGTTTTATATTACAACCCCTATTTATTATGTGAATGCGGAGCCACACATTGGAAGTTCTTATACAACTATAATCGGCGACATTCTTGCTCGTTACAAGCGAATGATGGGCTACGATGTTTTTTACCTGACTGGAACCGACGAACATGGGCAAAAAATAGCGCAAGCAGCGAAGGAAAGAGGAGTTGAACCACAGCAACTGTGTGATGAATTAGCCCAAAAATTCAAGGAGCTTTGGAAAGAACTTGAAATTACTAACGATTATTTCATTAGAACAACCGATGAACATCACATGAAAACTGTTCAGT contains these protein-coding regions:
- a CDS encoding DDE-type integrase/transposase/recombinase: MNNSTLSCPKCGSTSLYKNGHDKYGNQQFLCKLCHHSFKLSHSHKRKNFSFPYPKCPSCGKSMEIYKVRRSFVVFRCRTCRTKDRVPFNLPEPVTLIPEKFKYFRFPIYFILKAFVLYMKHNMSYRSLAHSLNIKVSHVTIYKWVIKLCTLFSVLFPTFTIENVFSVHADETVLVFKEQKYYVWLLVDHETNLILCWHVSKYRDMGQVKVLLEKFFGNSKPKNIELITDGLGAYESAVKLLFRNINHVVVPLGKNNQCESKFSLLKDFFRLKRGLKNTKNLAKYIQGFCVVKNLWKTHNGNINRILSQLHSFITTS
- the ruvA gene encoding Holliday junction branch migration protein RuvA; amino-acid sequence: MIELVRGKFLGRSEGKVLVNIGSLVIGIICDAESFSETKEEQEIIVFTKLIVTQEDISIYGFDSKEKRDVFEKLIKVSKLGPKSAIKILSSASIEFLSTAIANGDIERLSSIPGIGRKTAERIVAELKDEFEPVQVDNVSLEAIEALVSLGYAKTQAQNAVKQARKESPDANLSKLIKEALKILSKM
- a CDS encoding TatD family hydrolase; this encodes MEIERYEKKLVDTHAHLHMPHFKSDFQSVLERTSRLRFVLNVSTSLNDIQPCIDVAKNLGNTYVAIGIHPHDSKDAFKTGTEYLDILEKSATKVNRVIAIGEIGLDYYRNLSPVDVQKKIFADQVTLALHLKLPIILHIRDAYDDTYDILRAFSYGSLRGIVHAFSSDEIWAKRFVKLGFKIGIGGPITYPKNEMLRSVVKIIGEENIVPETDCPYLPPQPYRGKRNEPAYVSYVYEELEKIFNYDISEQLWKNVKEIFEGSFDDSFKNIEQGTESGDDEK
- a CDS encoding thymidine kinase, which translates into the protein MKTIGKLTVITGPMYSGKTTELLNFAEIYEIGKKKTLIFKPAIDTRYSAEDVVTHKFHKMPARVVKDSTELFEYYNSLIEQPDAVFVDEVHFFDVELVDIAKKITLDGVDVYCAGLDMSYLWEPFETTAKLMALADDIIKKKAVCEVCGEYKATLSYKLKSNGGVFDVGGKDKYIAVCKDCYESYERNAQNINEEEGRTL
- a CDS encoding 5'-nucleotidase C-terminal domain-containing protein → MKGRKTFTLIGLFVLAVLVLGQTTSTTVTIIHTANIYGNVLPFNYFTNTYEPKGLVQIYSYVAQLRQKSSDLLLVDTGNLLYGSPFGDYFVENDTIENPVVTLFNQIGYDVFVPGTFELTLENQKFEKTLKSLKAYVLASNLVNKFGFVKNYYVKVFRNGLKVATVGVVPPYFNLASADYINTIKSVIQRLKSEVQPDVIILATSGGITYDPVSGKQISIQSGLNIGDILIKEFGKDVDIFLFGNQTIVYTNMNKQNKVFSIPGSEGASVNQIDISLSRTGGNWKISKVAVQNVKLEKLKPVENVVNWAQQFETYVEKWLDTPIIRSNVTIGFNKYMAILEDTLVTEIVNKSIIEYTKSHTGIWNVFNPSFGGFIEGDVTRRDLYALVGRTTTVKTLQLTGKQVKEIIVKSLNMLSFKDGKVVFEKSLVSSPWIYDLFENFEYEVVINKKELRRIQFMGKVVNDDDVFVVSVPSVRTYGQNGIISGVVLREFEIPVQEILFSQVKKILPEGLLDTKEDNNRVSLVQLTYTVQPGDTLARIAYRLGIATSDEDLPWAIVELMTLNPIIKNPNLIRPGWEIVYYKKYLDLIPPLKELFEAR